gctcattttgtgtTTAGATGGTGTTGATGAATTTTCATCTAGATCAAATATTTCTCAAAGTGAATATTTGGACTTAAGAAGCACAGATGGGAAAATGGCCCCACATATACTTTTTCGTAAGATATGGTCTAGAAAACTCCTATGCGAAGCAACAGTTATAACAACAACACGTCCAACTGCTGTTGAATGTCTGAGGGAACTTCCTGAAGACTGTTTGAATAGAACTGTTGATATTCTTGGATTCTCATTTGAACAAGTCAAAGACTATGTCACCAAATTTTCCGAGAGCCGACCAAAGATATGGGAACACATACAACAGAATGCAAATCTACTTTCCCTCTGCTACATTCCAGTAAACTGCTTTATTATTTGTCATTGTCTTCTTCATAGTTGTGATCATTTGCTGCCTGTAAAGATTACAGagatttacagtatttttgtgaaaatattCTTCCACAAGCGAAATCACAACAGAAAAGCGTATGGATGTTCAAAATGTGACCTTAGAACTTACATGTACAAACCCTTTGAAGACCTGAAACCTGAAAATGAAAAGGTGTTCAAGAGGCTTGGAGAGCTAGCATTTGAAGGAATTAGAGATGGGAAGTTGATATTCGAGTCTGTTAAGATAGATGATGCATTATTAGATTGTGGGCTGCTTCACAGTTTACCTGAAATACCTTCAAATTCACTGGTGGAGCCCCCTAAACAATACTTTTGCTTTATTCACCTGACAGTGCAGGAGTTTCTAGCAGCTAAGCATGTGACAGACACAAATTCGGAAGAAGATTTAAAGAGCTTTGTTGAGAACCATATCAATGACGGTGCATGGCAAATAGTCACAAGGTTTGTGGCAGGGCTTTCCAATACCCATGAAGTCACATGCAGACTCCTTCCAGAAAGAGTGACTGATCAAAAGGAGTGGCCAGTTGCAGAAGACACAACACTTGCTGTGGATGTGTGCCACTGCTTATATGAATCAGCTAGTGAGATGGAGGCTAAAGCATTGGTGCAGGGTAAACTTGAAAGAATGGACTTAAATATAGTTAAGTTTTACATGTGTCAACTTGGACCCGCTGACATGTCTGCTGTTGTGAATGTATTGAAGCATGCACCTAACCTCAATACACTATTAATGCCCAATAATAATATTGGTTTGTTTGGCTGTAAGGAAGTTGTAACATTGTTGCAGAATTTTGGCAACAAACTTACTAAATTGGACCTCACATTCAACAGAATAGGAgatgaaggagcaaagtacataggtgaggcacttAGACAtaagaattgtaaacttactaaGTTGAACATCAGCAATAATGATATAGGAGTTGGaggagcaaagtacataggtgaggcacttagacatgagaattgtaaacttactcagTTGGACATCAGCTTTATTGGTATGGGAgatgaaggagcaaagtacataggtgaggcacttcaacatgagaattgtaaacttactcagTTGGACATCAGCTGTAGTAATATAGGAgatgaaggagcaaagtacataggtgaggcacttagtcatgagaattgtaaacttactcagTTGGACATCAGCTTTATTGGTATAGGAgatgaaggagcaaagtacataggtgaggcacttggacatgagaattgtaaacttactaaGTTGAATATCAGCGCTAATGATATAGGAGATGAAGGAATaaagtacataggtgaggcacttggacatgagaattgtaaacttactaaGTTGAATATCAGCAATTATAATATAGGAgatgaaggagcaaagtacataggtgaggcacttggacatgagaattgtaaacttactaaGCTGGACatgtataataacaatataggagatgaaggagcaaagtacataggtgaggcacttagacatgagaattgtaaacttactaaGTTGGACatgta
The sequence above is a segment of the Nematostella vectensis chromosome 2, jaNemVect1.1, whole genome shotgun sequence genome. Coding sequences within it:
- the LOC125560991 gene encoding NACHT, LRR and PYD domains-containing protein 12-like isoform X3, which translates into the protein MEQCLHLLEPETLTWYSYVAGFAWFVVFVVFIGPTSDFYENESRADFKCKTESLKDNAWITKQCFGNYEKDYIKIIPIFVFVLINFFVILLVFVIYSCFTKRRVERIKNHETNDAELQPLQPTQPEKKTKLVWSYIGQLTARILLGILFMVSQTGYFYPHGFPSNFECRSIKRQRNSTAVVIANITYDCYNQAASKKKHWVMGLLVVNGVFAFVAFVEFLWVLYTVKRRRACFNDLQFYQNFLGGSNKQQLKLSNIISKMKTNFLEHTKRLADLRTPFRSNPGEGRQPHDLETDKIYVNVTIHENRATMDFPHERSEQLKVYPPKRGKDTRELKQIADIIDAEHKNVLVVGRPGIGKTIMCTRLLRLWAESESSDEVALSIAFRNVSSTSDINIRDLLTLSTTTQGLDDNEISYILNYITANPSKLILCLDGVDEFSSRSNISQSEYLDLRSTDGKMAPHILFRKIWSRKLLCEATVITTTRPTAVECLRELPEDCLNRTVDILGFSFEQVKDYVTKFSESRPKIWEHIQQNANLLSLCYIPVNCFIICHCLLHSCDHLLPVKITEIYSIFVKIFFHKRNHNRKAYGCSKCDLRTYMYKPFEDLKPENEKVFKRLGELAFEGIRDGKLIFESVKIDDALLDCGLLHSLPEIPSNSLVEPPKQYFCFIHLTVQEFLAAKHVTDTNSEEDLKSFVENHINDGAWQIVTRFVAGLSNTHEVTCRLLPERVTDQKEWPVAEDTTLAVDVCHCLYESASEMEAKALVQGKLERMDLNIVKFYMCQLGPADMSAVVNVLKHAPNLNTLLMPNNNIGLFGCKEVVTLLQNFGNKLTKLDLTFNRIGDEGAKYIGEALRHKNCKLTKLNISNNDIGVGGAKYIGEALRHENCKLTQLDISFIGMGDEGAKYIGEALQHENCKLTQLDISCSNIGDEGAKYIGEALSHENCKLTQLDISFIGIGDEGAKYIGEALGHENCKLTKLNISANDIGDEGIKYIGEALGHENCKLTKLDMYKNNIGDEGAKYIGEALAHENCKLTQLNISKNNIGVGGAKYIGEALAHENCKLTQLFIFFNYIGDEGAKYIGEALGHENCKLTQLNMIGSNIGSKGAKYTEL
- the LOC125560991 gene encoding NACHT, LRR and PYD domains-containing protein 12-like isoform X2, with protein sequence MEQCLHLLEPETLTWYSYVAGFAWFVVFVVFIGPTSDFYENESRADFKCKTESLKDNAWITKQCFGNYEKDYIKIIPIFVFVLINFFVILLVFVIYSCFTKRRVERIKNHETNDAELQPLQPTQPEKKTKLVWSYIGQLTARILLGILFMVSQTGYFYPHGFPSNFECRSIKRQRNSTAVVIANITYDCYNQAASKKKHWVMGLLVVNGVFAFVAFVEFLWVLYTVKRRRACFNDLQFYQNFLGGSNKQQLKLSNIISKMKTNFLEHTKRLADLRTPFRSNPGEGRQPHDLETDKIYVNVTIHENRATMDFPHERSEQLKVYPPKRGKDTRELKQIADIIDAEHKNVLVVGRPGIGKTIMCTRLLRLWAESESSDEVALSIAFRNVSSTSDINIRDLLTLSTTTQGLDDNEISYILNYITANPSKLILCLDGVDEFSSRSNISQSEYLDLRSTDGKMAPHILFRKIWSRKLLCEATVITTTRPTAVECLRELPEDCLNRTVDILGFSFEQVKDYVTKFSESRPKIWEHIQQNANLLSLCYIPVNCFIICHCLLHSCDHLLPVKITEIYSIFVKIFFHKRNHNRKAYGCSKCDLRTYMYKPFEDLKPENEKVFKRLGELAFEGIRDGKLIFESVKIDDALLDCGLLHSLPEIPSNSLVEPPKQYFCFIHLTVQEFLAAKHVTDTNSEEDLKSFVENHINDGAWQIVTRFVAGLSNTHEVTCRLLPERVTDQKEWPVAEDTTLAVDVCHCLYESASEMEAKALVQGKLERMDLNIVKFYMCQLGPADMSAVVNVLKHAPNLNTLLMPNNNIGLFGCKEVVTLLQNFGNKLTKLDLTFNRIGDEGAKYIGEALRHKNCKLTKLNISNNDIGVGGAKYIGEALRHENCKLTQLDISFIGMGDEGAKYIGEALQHENCKLTQLDISCSNIGDEGAKYIGEALGHENCKLTKLNISNYNIGDEGAKYIGEALGHENCKLTKLDMYNNNIGDEGAKYIGEALRHENCKLTKLDMYNNNIGDEGAKYIGEALGHENCKLTKLNISNNNIGDEGIKYIGEALGHENCKLTRLDMYKNNIGDEGAKYIGEALAHENCKLTQLNISKNNIGVGGAKYIGEALAHENCKLTQLFIFFNYIGDEGAKYIGEALGHENCKLTQLYISKNNIGVGGAKYTG
- the LOC125560991 gene encoding NACHT, LRR and PYD domains-containing protein 12-like isoform X5; the encoded protein is MEQCLHLLEPETLTWYSYVAGFAWFVVFVVFIGPTSDFYENESRADFKCKTESLKDNAWITKQCFGNYEKDYIKIIPIFVFVLINFFVILLVFVIYSCFTKRRVERIKNHETNDAELQPLQPTQPEKKTKLVWSYIGQLTARILLGILFMVSQTGYFYPHGFPSNFECRSIKRQRNSTAVVIANITYDCYNQAASKKKHWVMGLLVVNGVFAFVAFVEFLWVLYTVKRRRACFNDLQFYQNFLGGSNKQQLKLSNIISKMKTNFLEHTKRLADLRTPFRSNPGEGRQPHDLETDKIYVNVTIHENRATMDFPHERSEQLKVYPPKRGKDTRELKQIADIIDAEHKNVLVVGRPGIGKTIMCTRLLRLWAESESSDEVALSIAFRNVSSTSDINIRDLLTLSTTTQGLDDNEISYILNYITANPSKLILCLDGVDEFSSRSNISQSEYLDLRSTDGKMAPHILFRKIWSRKLLCEATVITTTRPTAVECLRELPEDCLNRTVDILGFSFEQVKDYVTKFSESRPKIWEHIQQNANLLSLCYIPVNCFIICHCLLHSCDHLLPVKITEIYSIFVKIFFHKRNHNRKAYGCSKCDLRTYMYKPFEDLKPENEKVFKRLGELAFEGIRDGKLIFESVKIDDALLDCGLLHSLPEIPSNSLVEPPKQYFCFIHLTVQEFLAAKHVTDTNSEEDLKSFVENHINDGAWQIVTRFVAGLSNTHEVTCRLLPERVTDQKEWPVAEDTTLAVDVCHCLYESASEMEAKALVQGKLERMDLNIVKFYMCQLGPADMSAVVNVLKHAPNLNTLLMPNNNIGLFGCKEVVTLLQNFGNKLTKLDLTFNRIGDEGAKYIGEALRHKNCKLTKLNISNNDIGVGGAKYIGEALRHENCKLTQLDISFIGMGDEGAKYIGEALSHENCKLTQLDISFIGIGDEGAKYIGEALGHENCKLTKLNISANDIGDEGIKYIGEALGHENCKLTKLDMYKNNIGDEGAKYIGEALAHENCKLTQLNISKNNIGVGGAKYIGEALAHENCKLTQLFIFFNYIGDEGAKYIGEALGHENCKLTQLNMIGSNIGSKGAKYTEL
- the LOC125560991 gene encoding NACHT, LRR and PYD domains-containing protein 12-like isoform X4; the protein is MEQCLHLLEPETLTWYSYVAGFAWFVVFVVFIGPTSDFYENESRADFKCKTESLKDNAWITKQCFGNYEKDYIKIIPIFVFVLINFFVILLVFVIYSCFTKRRVERIKNHETNDAELQPLQPTQPEKKTKLVWSYIGQLTARILLGILFMVSQTGYFYPHGFPSNFECRSIKRQRNSTAVVIANITYDCYNQAASKKKHWVMGLLVVNGVFAFVAFVEFLWVLYTVKRRRACFNDLQFYQNFLGGSNKQQLKLSNIISKMKTNFLEHTKRLADLRTPFRSNPGEGRQPHDLETDKIYVNVTIHENRATMDFPHERSEQLKVYPPKRGKDTRELKQIADIIDAEHKNVLVVGRPGIGKTIMCTRLLRLWAESESSDEVALSIAFRNVSSTSDINIRDLLTLSTTTQGLDDNEISYILNYITANPSKLILCLDGVDEFSSRSNISQSEYLDLRSTDGKMAPHILFRKIWSRKLLCEATVITTTRPTAVECLRELPEDCLNRTVDILGFSFEQVKDYVTKFSESRPKIWEHIQQNANLLSLCYIPVNCFIICHCLLHSCDHLLPVKITEIYSIFVKIFFHKRNHNRKAYGCSKCDLRTYMYKPFEDLKPENEKVFKRLGELAFEGIRDGKLIFESVKIDDALLDCGLLHSLPEIPSNSLVEPPKQYFCFIHLTVQEFLAAKHVTDTNSEEDLKSFVENHINDGAWQIVTRFVAGLSNTHEVTCRLLPERVTDQKEWPVAEDTTLAVDVCHCLYESASEMEAKALVQGKLERMDLNIVKFYMCQLGPADMSAVVNVLKHAPNLNTLLMPNNNIGLFGCKEVVTLLQNFGNKLTKLDLTFNRIGDEGAKYIGEALRHKNCKLTKLNISNNDIGVGGAKYIGEALRHENCKLTQLDISFIGMGDEGAKYIGEALQHENCKLTQLDISCSNIGDEGAKYIGEALSHENCKLTQLDISFIGIGDEGAKYIGEALGHENCKLTKLDMYKNNIGDEGAKYIGEALAHENCKLTQLNISKNNIGVGGAKYIGEALAHENCKLTQLFIFFNYIGDEGAKYIGEALGHENCKLTQLNMIGSNIGSKGAKYTEL